A portion of the Sulfurospirillum diekertiae genome contains these proteins:
- a CDS encoding AI-2E family transporter has translation MAMAVSPLHHLLERFLSKYDVLKKSASVLSASIVTLVFSLIIFVPITLFLFNLLSHPSDTLDMIRSIGDQIEEQSKHLPSYMTWLVTPIESLIEMSKLHKDEIIAFLASWLGNGLKMFMSMLMDMAIIIVFFFFLSLYGRKIILFLFPIIPLSRSTKRDFLEEMTTTMAVVFYSLTGVMVAQGIAFGVFIAFFDGYNALLLGFLAGISSIIPIAGTALVWMPIAANEYFQGNTFNAIVIAAYSWAILAFFIDNIVKLVLLNFVNKILSNGKKRINEFIIFFAIVGGLATFGFWGFILGPAIIALALTTLRALRKANRSNLGHAQVGVTKG, from the coding sequence ATGGCAATGGCCGTTTCTCCGCTACATCATCTTCTTGAGCGGTTTCTATCCAAATATGATGTACTTAAAAAGAGTGCATCTGTGCTTTCGGCAAGTATTGTCACGTTAGTTTTTTCACTGATTATTTTTGTGCCGATTACACTTTTTTTATTCAATCTTCTCAGTCATCCCTCTGATACGCTGGATATGATTCGCTCCATCGGCGATCAAATAGAAGAACAAAGTAAGCATCTGCCGAGTTATATGACATGGCTTGTGACTCCCATTGAAAGTCTTATTGAAATGTCAAAACTTCATAAAGACGAAATTATTGCTTTTTTAGCGAGCTGGCTTGGAAATGGTCTTAAAATGTTTATGTCCATGTTGATGGATATGGCAATAATAATCGTATTTTTCTTTTTCCTAAGCCTATACGGACGCAAAATCATCCTGTTTTTGTTCCCTATTATTCCGCTCAGTCGTTCTACCAAGCGGGATTTTTTAGAGGAGATGACAACGACTATGGCGGTGGTTTTTTACTCTCTTACGGGTGTGATGGTGGCACAAGGCATTGCCTTTGGTGTTTTCATTGCATTTTTTGATGGGTACAACGCTTTATTATTAGGGTTTTTAGCGGGGATTTCGTCGATTATTCCGATTGCAGGAACAGCGCTGGTGTGGATGCCGATTGCAGCAAATGAATACTTTCAAGGTAATACCTTTAATGCCATAGTGATTGCGGCGTATTCGTGGGCTATTTTGGCTTTTTTTATTGACAATATCGTCAAGTTGGTTCTTCTTAATTTTGTCAATAAAATACTCAGTAATGGCAAAAAACGCATCAATGAATTTATCATCTTTTTTGCGATTGTGGGTGGACTTGCTACATTTGGATTTTGGGGATTTATCTTAGGCCCTGCAATTATTGCACTGGCACTTACGACGCTTAGAGCCTTACGCAAAGCCAATCGCTCAAATCTTGGTCATGCGCAGGTCGGTGTCACAAAGGGTTAA
- a CDS encoding winged helix-turn-helix domain-containing protein — MSEMEELIKKYLNEKGKLDCTDGFKIAAKLKCSTLEVGACAKAMDIRIDSCELGQFGKLEGGIYDAEAENRLTPLLDEKNRVTCKAARAAAAGIGLKKNSWHIERKNYDVTFCELGCFKEKARPRLYVKTKTWIENAEGELLFGKGKTEILELIEQEGSISKASEKIGMNYKKAWTHIKILQKNINDTMVQTKQGGGEDAGTTLTPVAREFMDNYRKLQAEIETYANERFKELFLKPRNKKEFED; from the coding sequence ATGTCTGAGATGGAAGAACTGATCAAAAAATATTTGAATGAAAAAGGCAAACTAGACTGCACCGATGGCTTTAAAATCGCAGCAAAACTAAAGTGTTCTACCCTCGAAGTGGGTGCATGTGCCAAAGCAATGGATATACGCATCGACTCTTGTGAACTAGGACAGTTTGGGAAACTTGAAGGCGGTATCTACGACGCAGAGGCAGAGAATCGCCTCACGCCACTGTTAGATGAAAAGAATCGTGTTACATGTAAAGCTGCACGCGCTGCGGCAGCTGGTATTGGACTTAAAAAAAATTCGTGGCACATTGAAAGAAAAAACTACGATGTAACATTTTGTGAATTAGGATGTTTTAAAGAAAAAGCACGTCCACGTTTGTATGTCAAAACCAAAACATGGATCGAAAATGCTGAGGGTGAATTGCTTTTTGGCAAGGGTAAAACAGAAATCTTAGAGCTGATTGAGCAAGAGGGGTCTATCTCTAAAGCTTCTGAAAAGATCGGTATGAATTATAAAAAAGCATGGACACACATCAAAATCTTGCAAAAAAATATTAACGACACCATGGTTCAAACCAAGCAAGGGGGTGGCGAAGATGCAGGAACAACGCTTACTCCTGTAGCACGTGAATTTATGGACAATTACCGAAAGCTTCAAGCGGAGATTGAAACCTATGCCAATGAACGTTTTAAAGAGTTATTTCTAAAGCCGAGGAATAAAAAAGAGTTTGAAGACTAA
- the tupB gene encoding tungstate ABC transporter permease TupB, with protein sequence MDFILSGLKEAFWLLVNLDPETISAVDVTLKSSTLSIIFSIVIGLPLGFCLGFFQFPGRKFFKLLSDTLLAIPTVVVGLIVYAFISNRGPFGSYELLYTLPGIVIGQTLLALPIIVSLSATAVEGMEKKLYLTLASFGLTMAQMIRSVVWELRHALIAVAVAAYGRVVAEVGIAMMIGGNIKWFTRTITTAISLETNKGEFAMGISLGLVLMSIAFSLNFMLFFLKKRARIVV encoded by the coding sequence TTGGATTTTATTTTATCGGGCTTAAAAGAAGCTTTTTGGTTACTTGTTAACCTTGATCCTGAAACGATCTCGGCGGTTGATGTGACGCTAAAAAGTTCAACTCTTTCTATTATTTTTAGCATTGTTATTGGGTTGCCATTAGGGTTCTGTTTGGGCTTTTTTCAATTTCCTGGGCGAAAATTTTTCAAGCTTCTTTCCGACACCCTTCTTGCCATTCCAACGGTAGTGGTAGGTCTGATTGTTTACGCGTTTATCTCTAACCGTGGACCATTTGGAAGCTATGAACTGCTTTACACCTTACCGGGCATTGTGATTGGGCAAACACTTTTGGCATTGCCGATTATTGTCTCATTGAGTGCTACGGCTGTTGAAGGAATGGAGAAAAAACTTTACCTCACACTTGCCTCCTTTGGATTAACGATGGCACAAATGATTCGAAGCGTTGTTTGGGAGCTTCGTCATGCATTGATCGCCGTTGCTGTTGCTGCATATGGTCGTGTGGTAGCAGAAGTGGGCATAGCAATGATGATTGGCGGGAATATCAAGTGGTTTACCCGTACCATTACCACGGCGATCTCATTAGAAACTAACAAAGGCGAATTTGCCATGGGTATTTCACTTGGATTGGTATTGATGAGCATCGCTTTTTCGCTTAATTTTATGCTCTTCTTTTTGAAAAAACGCGCGAGAATCGTTGTATGA
- the fdh3B gene encoding formate dehydrogenase FDH3 subunit beta, which translates to MEYARMKFYCDESRCIECDGCSVACAEAHELPVGISRRKVVTIISTSIACMHCTDAPCAQVCPVDCFYIREDGIVLHDKNKCIGCGYCLYACPFGAPQFPRDGAFGAKGAMDKCTMCAGGPLETNSVHERELYGQNRIAEGKVPVCAAMCSTKALLVGDAESVSNVFRARVMARGGKGINSPYGWDKAYKNQ; encoded by the coding sequence ATGGAATACGCAAGAATGAAATTTTACTGCGATGAGAGCAGATGTATCGAGTGTGATGGCTGTTCAGTCGCTTGTGCTGAGGCGCATGAGCTTCCAGTAGGTATTAGTAGACGTAAAGTTGTAACGATTATTTCAACCTCCATTGCTTGTATGCATTGTACTGACGCCCCTTGTGCGCAAGTGTGCCCAGTGGATTGTTTCTATATCAGAGAGGATGGAATCGTCCTTCATGATAAAAATAAATGTATCGGTTGTGGCTATTGTCTTTACGCGTGCCCATTTGGTGCGCCACAATTCCCAAGAGATGGTGCTTTCGGTGCCAAAGGTGCGATGGATAAATGTACCATGTGTGCAGGAGGTCCATTAGAGACAAACTCCGTTCATGAGAGAGAACTTTATGGTCAAAACAGAATCGCTGAAGGGAAAGTTCCTGTATGTGCAGCAATGTGTTCAACCAAAGCACTCTTAGTCGGTGACGCTGAATCAGTATCAAACGTCTTTAGAGCACGTGTGATGGCTCGTGGTGGAAAAGGCATTAACTCTCCTTACGGATGGGATAAAGCGTATAAAAACCAATGA
- a CDS encoding formate dehydrogenase subunit alpha yields MEKTTERALTTTVGRRSFLKMAAVASVFGATSGFAGENVTRAATEEEVKNPFPGSKKVKTICTSCSVGCGVIAEVQNGVWVRQEVAQDHPISLGGHCCKGADMIDMVRSEVRLKYPMVKENGQWKRLSWEDALNRIATKLADLKKKDGADSVQFLGSAKMGNEQAYYFRKFAAFYGTNNTDHQARIUHSSTVAGVANTFGYGAMTNSLGDIQKSKAIIIFGANPAVNHPVGFQHFLKAKERNNAQLIVIDPRFTKTAAKADIFAQIRPGTDIPFMYGMLHLIFKNGWEDKEYIHDRVYGMDDIRTEAAKWTPEVVADVTGIPAEKLIQITTLYAKNRPGTLIWAMGLTQHSIGTSNTRMAPILQLALGNMGKAGGGTNILRGHDNVQGATDMGCLADSLPGYYGLAAGSWKYFAKQWGVDYEYLVSQFKDASWMEKNGFSLARWWAGVEGVKSDDKIENAGTTLKALVVLGNGITSIAQQAKVKEALDNLEMIVLADPFVNEAAILTDKKDNVFLLPAATQFETSGLVVATNRSAQWRYKVVEPMYECKPDQEIMFELAKRLGFYDLYTKAMLMEETKDGKLAMKDKKDFQWPEDATNEIARIIKTIGLTGWTAERVKKHTDNWHMFDEVTGAGMGPMKGEFYGLPWPCWTKTHGGSPNLYDTSIPVSQGGMGFRNNFGLEKDGVNLLAEKGSFPKGSKIEEGYPEITKENIEKVLGITLSEEEKAAMGANWKVDNSNLIVQKALEAGLCPYGNAKARAIVWNFPDKIPMHREPLHSQRHDLTLKYPAYADKPNHFRVMTKYISVQSAKDYSQEFPINLITARLVNMNGAGVENRSSKYLAALTPEMFCSIHPDLALKYGIKNGEMMWIHSPEGTKIKVKAKHSLTVLPDMVFMPFHFAGYFQGTDRTGNFPAGTKPYASGESVNTVTNYGYDIITQIPETKGGLCRIEKA; encoded by the coding sequence ATGGAAAAAACAACCGAACGTGCTCTAACAACGACCGTAGGTCGAAGGTCATTCCTCAAAATGGCAGCCGTTGCTAGCGTATTTGGCGCTACTTCAGGGTTTGCTGGTGAGAATGTGACACGAGCCGCAACAGAGGAAGAGGTTAAAAACCCATTCCCAGGAAGCAAAAAAGTCAAAACCATCTGTACATCATGTTCAGTAGGGTGTGGTGTGATTGCAGAAGTTCAAAATGGAGTATGGGTTCGTCAAGAAGTTGCTCAAGACCACCCAATTAGCCTTGGAGGACACTGCTGTAAAGGTGCAGATATGATCGATATGGTCAGATCTGAAGTACGCCTAAAATATCCAATGGTCAAAGAAAATGGTCAATGGAAACGTCTTTCTTGGGAAGATGCGCTTAACCGTATTGCAACCAAATTGGCAGACCTTAAGAAAAAAGATGGAGCTGATTCTGTTCAGTTTTTAGGCTCCGCAAAAATGGGTAATGAGCAAGCGTATTATTTTAGAAAATTCGCTGCATTTTACGGAACCAATAACACAGATCACCAAGCAAGAATCTGACACTCTTCCACAGTCGCCGGTGTGGCGAATACATTTGGATATGGTGCTATGACAAACTCCCTTGGAGATATTCAAAAGTCTAAAGCAATTATTATTTTTGGCGCTAATCCAGCGGTAAACCATCCAGTTGGTTTCCAACATTTCTTAAAAGCAAAAGAGAGAAATAACGCTCAATTGATCGTTATTGATCCACGTTTTACCAAAACAGCGGCTAAAGCAGATATTTTTGCACAAATTCGCCCTGGTACGGACATTCCGTTTATGTACGGTATGCTTCACCTCATTTTTAAAAATGGTTGGGAAGATAAAGAGTATATTCATGATCGTGTTTACGGTATGGATGATATTCGAACAGAAGCTGCCAAATGGACACCTGAAGTGGTTGCTGATGTAACAGGAATTCCTGCTGAAAAATTGATTCAAATTACAACCTTGTATGCAAAAAATCGTCCTGGTACCTTGATTTGGGCGATGGGTTTAACACAACACAGTATTGGTACAAGTAATACACGTATGGCTCCGATTCTCCAACTTGCGCTTGGTAACATGGGTAAAGCGGGTGGCGGTACAAACATTCTTCGTGGGCACGATAACGTTCAAGGTGCTACCGATATGGGTTGTTTAGCAGATTCACTTCCTGGCTACTACGGTCTAGCGGCTGGTTCTTGGAAATACTTCGCAAAACAATGGGGTGTCGATTATGAGTACCTTGTGTCTCAGTTCAAAGATGCTTCATGGATGGAAAAAAATGGTTTTTCATTGGCTCGTTGGTGGGCAGGTGTTGAAGGCGTTAAAAGCGATGATAAAATTGAAAATGCAGGTACAACGCTAAAAGCTTTGGTTGTTCTGGGTAACGGAATTACGTCTATTGCACAACAAGCAAAAGTTAAAGAAGCTCTTGATAATTTGGAAATGATCGTTTTAGCCGATCCATTTGTCAATGAAGCGGCGATTTTAACTGATAAAAAAGACAATGTGTTCTTACTTCCTGCTGCAACGCAGTTTGAAACCAGTGGTTTGGTTGTTGCAACCAACAGAAGTGCTCAATGGAGATACAAAGTTGTTGAGCCTATGTATGAATGCAAACCCGATCAAGAGATTATGTTTGAACTCGCAAAACGTTTAGGTTTCTATGATCTTTATACCAAAGCCATGTTAATGGAAGAGACAAAAGACGGAAAACTAGCGATGAAAGATAAAAAAGATTTCCAATGGCCAGAAGATGCGACCAATGAAATCGCGCGTATCATCAAAACGATTGGTTTAACAGGCTGGACGGCTGAACGTGTTAAAAAACATACTGACAACTGGCATATGTTTGATGAAGTAACCGGTGCGGGAATGGGACCTATGAAAGGTGAGTTCTACGGACTTCCTTGGCCTTGTTGGACCAAAACACACGGTGGTTCTCCAAATCTTTATGATACCAGTATTCCTGTAAGTCAAGGCGGTATGGGCTTTAGAAATAACTTTGGTTTGGAAAAAGATGGTGTCAACCTCTTGGCTGAAAAAGGTTCTTTCCCTAAAGGTTCAAAAATCGAAGAGGGTTACCCTGAAATCACCAAAGAGAATATTGAGAAAGTGCTTGGCATTACATTGAGCGAAGAAGAAAAAGCAGCAATGGGTGCAAACTGGAAAGTGGATAATTCTAACTTAATCGTTCAAAAAGCATTAGAAGCGGGTCTTTGTCCGTATGGTAATGCAAAAGCAAGAGCGATTGTATGGAACTTCCCAGATAAAATTCCAATGCACAGAGAGCCATTGCATTCACAACGTCATGATTTGACACTTAAATATCCAGCGTATGCGGATAAGCCAAACCATTTCCGTGTTATGACGAAGTATATCTCTGTTCAAAGCGCGAAAGATTATAGTCAAGAGTTCCCAATTAACTTGATTACGGCACGTTTGGTCAATATGAATGGTGCGGGTGTTGAGAATCGTTCATCGAAATACTTAGCAGCCCTAACGCCTGAGATGTTCTGTAGCATTCACCCTGATTTAGCGCTTAAATATGGCATTAAAAATGGGGAGATGATGTGGATTCACTCACCAGAAGGTACTAAAATCAAAGTGAAAGCAAAGCATTCTTTAACCGTACTTCCTGATATGGTCTTTATGCCATTCCACTTTGCAGGCTACTTCCAAGGAACAGATAGAACGGGTAATTTCCCAGCAGGAACAAAACCGTATGCAAGCGGCGAGAGTGTCAATACCGTCACTAACTATGGTTACGACATCATTACTCAGATTCCTGAAACTAAGGGCGGCTTATGCCGCATCGAAAAAGCGTAG
- a CDS encoding MFS transporter, producing the protein MSQIHSNNLAQKVTVFATFLAFMGMGVVDPILPDIAQHLGATSRQVELLFTTYIFMMALIMIPAGMLASKLGDKRVMALGLAIVAISALLCATAQNITMLAIFRAGWGYGNAHFFATALILLIALSSDHHKAIGLFEGSIGFGIAAGPLLGGFVGQYSWRYPFLVTGTLTVIAFLLVVIFVKNPKEKKSHKPAGLQELKALFHDAKFVKISLAAMLYYYGFFVVLAYSPLVIQMTPIKIGLLFFGWGFALALGSVVLSTQLERRWKAKEIIPVVLSLFALVLVALMSVNSLTFMAIFIILSGLLSGINNSLFTTYVMESHFERNIISGGYNFLRWMGAAIAPIASGFIGETVGLKIPYLVAACLSLLSLALITHTNKKHTKAL; encoded by the coding sequence ATGAGTCAAATACACAGCAATAATCTCGCACAAAAAGTCACTGTTTTCGCAACTTTTCTCGCATTTATGGGTATGGGTGTGGTTGATCCCATCCTTCCGGACATCGCACAACATCTTGGGGCAACGAGCCGGCAAGTCGAACTTCTGTTTACAACGTATATTTTTATGATGGCACTGATTATGATTCCTGCGGGAATGCTTGCCAGTAAATTAGGAGATAAGCGCGTCATGGCTTTGGGACTTGCTATTGTTGCTATTTCTGCCCTTTTGTGCGCAACGGCACAAAATATTACGATGTTAGCGATTTTTCGAGCAGGCTGGGGATATGGGAATGCACATTTTTTTGCAACAGCGCTTATTCTTTTAATTGCACTCTCAAGCGATCACCACAAAGCTATTGGCTTATTTGAAGGCTCTATCGGATTTGGTATTGCAGCAGGTCCTCTTTTAGGAGGCTTTGTCGGGCAATACTCATGGCGCTACCCTTTTTTAGTCACAGGTACGTTAACCGTTATCGCTTTTTTATTGGTGGTCATTTTTGTTAAAAACCCCAAAGAAAAGAAATCCCATAAACCAGCTGGTCTACAAGAGCTTAAAGCCTTATTTCACGATGCAAAATTCGTCAAAATTTCATTAGCAGCTATGCTCTATTACTATGGATTTTTTGTGGTACTTGCGTATTCACCCTTAGTGATTCAAATGACACCTATTAAGATTGGACTGCTCTTTTTTGGATGGGGATTTGCATTGGCTCTTGGTTCGGTAGTCCTGAGTACACAGCTTGAACGAAGGTGGAAAGCTAAAGAGATCATCCCTGTTGTTTTGTCTCTTTTTGCTCTTGTTTTAGTAGCACTTATGAGTGTCAATTCACTGACATTTATGGCAATTTTCATCATTTTAAGCGGTTTACTTTCGGGAATCAATAACTCTTTATTTACAACATACGTTATGGAATCACACTTTGAACGCAATATTATCTCAGGTGGCTATAATTTTTTACGCTGGATGGGTGCAGCTATCGCCCCCATCGCATCAGGGTTTATCGGTGAAACGGTGGGACTTAAAATTCCTTATCTTGTCGCAGCCTGTTTATCACTTTTGTCTTTGGCGCTCATAACCCATACCAATAAAAAACATACAAAAGCACTCTAG
- the tupA gene encoding tungstate ABC transporter substrate-binding protein TupA: MFSVKNRLKGKVLFSLLALSSLLCAADLKMATTTSTGDTGLLDVLVPKYKADTGVDLKWVAVGTGNALKLGENCDVSVLFVHSPSSEKTYMEKGFGVERTPVMYNDFVVIGTPDMKAKFAGKSISEVFKIIETEKIKFVSRGDKSGTHDKEKGVWKDALGHTPEKQPWYLEAGQGMIATINIAAEQKGVTLTDRGTYIKYEANHKGNPPLVIVYEGADALKNFYSVIAVNPQRCANTDYKGALQFIEWVTSDKIQTEIANFKLMDKQLFYPDFKTRAKN, encoded by the coding sequence ATGTTTTCAGTAAAGAACCGCTTAAAAGGGAAAGTGCTTTTCTCGCTTCTTGCCCTCAGTTCGCTACTCTGTGCGGCTGACCTTAAAATGGCAACAACCACGAGTACAGGTGACACTGGTCTTTTAGATGTCCTTGTTCCTAAATATAAAGCCGACACAGGTGTTGATCTTAAATGGGTCGCCGTTGGAACGGGTAACGCTTTAAAACTAGGTGAGAACTGCGATGTTAGTGTACTTTTTGTCCACTCTCCTTCATCTGAAAAAACATACATGGAAAAAGGATTTGGCGTTGAGCGAACCCCTGTCATGTACAATGACTTTGTTGTTATTGGCACACCTGACATGAAAGCCAAATTTGCGGGTAAAAGTATTTCAGAAGTGTTCAAAATTATTGAAACGGAAAAGATTAAATTCGTCAGTCGTGGTGATAAATCAGGAACACATGATAAAGAAAAAGGTGTTTGGAAAGATGCTTTAGGTCATACACCTGAAAAACAACCATGGTATCTTGAAGCGGGGCAAGGCATGATCGCTACGATCAACATCGCAGCAGAACAAAAAGGTGTTACGTTAACAGATCGTGGAACTTACATCAAATACGAAGCAAATCACAAAGGTAACCCACCTTTGGTTATCGTCTATGAAGGTGCTGATGCACTTAAAAACTTTTACTCCGTTATTGCTGTTAACCCACAAAGATGTGCCAATACCGATTATAAAGGTGCTCTACAATTTATAGAGTGGGTCACATCTGACAAAATTCAAACAGAAATCGCTAACTTTAAACTAATGGATAAACAACTCTTCTATCCAGACTTTAAAACTCGCGCCAAGAACTAA
- a CDS encoding formate dehydrogenase subunit gamma encodes MRKNLLMIIAALSLATVAFATESQIWGEMRIQNILEYGKEGSTHLGPLFTLLQNKYFAWIFLGVLIGVPLAFYIHYLIIGPKVFPHSAKKYYAFNLYNRIIHQVAAISFLVIIPTGFIIVFGDFFGGGTFVRMAKNLHGIFTIPFTIVVIPMALMWLKEALFNMDDVKWFMILGGYLSKEKKPILAGKFNAGQKMWYWVAILGGITMILSGAFMFFLDFKMQMLHDLTGLSQIDMLRAAAIIHNVMGFAIVAMFITHVYMSMFAIKGAVHSIITGYVEEEEVKILHSTWYKKLRDQGKF; translated from the coding sequence ATGAGAAAGAATCTACTGATGATCATTGCAGCTCTGAGTTTGGCAACAGTGGCATTTGCCACTGAGAGCCAAATCTGGGGTGAGATGCGCATACAAAATATTTTAGAATACGGCAAAGAGGGCAGTACCCACTTAGGACCTTTGTTTACCCTGTTGCAAAATAAATACTTTGCATGGATATTCCTAGGAGTCTTAATCGGAGTTCCTTTAGCCTTCTATATCCATTACCTGATTATAGGCCCCAAAGTGTTTCCACACAGTGCAAAGAAATACTATGCCTTTAATCTCTATAATCGAATAATCCACCAAGTAGCCGCAATAAGCTTTTTGGTGATTATACCCACAGGATTCATTATCGTTTTCGGTGACTTCTTTGGTGGTGGAACCTTTGTAAGAATGGCAAAGAACCTCCATGGTATCTTTACCATACCTTTCACTATTGTCGTCATTCCTATGGCTCTGATGTGGCTTAAAGAAGCACTCTTTAACATGGATGATGTCAAATGGTTTATGATCCTAGGAGGTTACCTCTCTAAAGAGAAAAAACCCATCCTAGCAGGGAAGTTTAATGCTGGTCAAAAGATGTGGTACTGGGTAGCAATACTTGGTGGTATTACCATGATCTTAAGTGGTGCATTCATGTTCTTCCTAGACTTTAAAATGCAAATGTTGCATGATCTCACAGGTCTATCTCAAATAGATATGTTAAGAGCAGCAGCGATTATCCATAATGTGATGGGCTTTGCAATCGTTGCAATGTTTATCACCCATGTGTATATGTCCATGTTTGCTATTAAAGGAGCAGTGCATAGTATTATTACTGGGTATGTTGAAGAAGAAGAAGTCAAGATTCTTCATAGTACATGGTATAAGAAACTGAGAGATCAGGGTAAGTTTTAA
- a CDS encoding energy-coupling factor ABC transporter ATP-binding protein: MNTVMYELKNLRTLYGEKPVLDIQTLQVYEGEILGLVGSNGSGKSTLLRHLAFLEAAQSGTLCYRGFDASSIPLSLKREIGILLPEPYLLKRSVRENLLFGLKIRGTLEDAPERMNEALELVGLLPKKFLHRAWHELSSGETQRVALASRLVLHPKMLLLDEPTNSLDYSGVPQFTDAILHANQVWGTTIVIASHDLLWLNEIATRKVGLHFGRLMDFSTTNLIVGKWRESGDERFFDFDENQSMSLPKSYRIGEKRGVAINPRDISVSIEPFTCKDDTVYLTGIIRDVLHVTKTNEISLKIVIGNHLLECVESFEYFKRYHFYPSQNVYVSFAKSAIKVPSKEA; encoded by the coding sequence ATGAATACGGTCATGTATGAACTTAAAAATTTACGAACGTTGTATGGTGAAAAGCCTGTTTTGGACATTCAAACATTACAGGTATATGAAGGTGAAATTTTAGGACTCGTAGGTTCAAATGGTAGTGGCAAAAGTACGCTTTTACGCCACCTTGCCTTTTTAGAAGCAGCACAAAGTGGCACGCTTTGTTATCGTGGTTTTGATGCGAGTTCCATCCCTTTGTCCCTCAAGCGCGAAATTGGTATTTTATTGCCGGAACCTTACCTACTCAAACGTAGTGTACGAGAGAATCTTCTCTTTGGACTCAAAATCAGAGGAACCCTTGAAGATGCACCAGAGCGAATGAATGAAGCGTTAGAGTTAGTTGGACTTTTGCCTAAAAAATTTTTACATAGGGCATGGCATGAACTTTCCAGTGGAGAGACTCAACGTGTGGCATTGGCTTCACGACTCGTCCTTCATCCAAAGATGCTTTTACTTGATGAACCAACCAATAGTCTTGATTACAGCGGTGTTCCACAATTTACCGATGCTATTTTACATGCCAATCAAGTGTGGGGAACTACCATTGTCATTGCCAGTCATGATCTTTTGTGGCTCAATGAAATTGCTACACGTAAAGTTGGGCTTCATTTTGGACGTTTGATGGATTTTTCAACAACCAATCTCATCGTCGGTAAATGGCGTGAAAGTGGGGATGAGCGCTTTTTTGACTTTGATGAAAATCAAAGTATGTCATTACCAAAAAGCTATCGTATCGGCGAAAAACGAGGTGTGGCGATTAACCCACGTGATATTTCAGTCTCGATTGAACCTTTTACATGTAAAGATGATACGGTCTATTTGACAGGCATCATACGTGATGTGTTGCATGTCACCAAAACCAATGAGATTTCACTCAAAATTGTCATCGGCAATCATCTCTTAGAGTGTGTGGAGAGCTTTGAATACTTTAAGCGTTACCACTTTTACCCTTCTCAAAATGTGTATGTGAGTTTTGCCAAATCGGCGATAAAAGTGCCTTCTAAAGAAGCCTAG
- the fdhD gene encoding formate dehydrogenase accessory sulfurtransferase FdhD, whose product MEPVYSTKITKIKGKEKFERDDILVREIKLEIYVNGEKVGAVMATPVDQEALAIGYLMSENIIEKFSDVTSLKLLNDGMQVHIEAKVNVANIKKLNAEGVVISGCGRSMTANIDPEAIEAKVIKSDFTLRADLLCKEMGQFYTECPLYEQTGCVHTAKLFTDAHTYFIGEDIAQHNTIDKVVGKAQIAGVDVRNAFLMVSGRLSSEMVAKAVMHQIPILASRTASTCLGLMIAEKFGLTLIGFVRGDTMNVYRNPQRIIVEE is encoded by the coding sequence ATGGAGCCAGTTTATTCAACCAAGATTACTAAAATTAAGGGCAAAGAGAAGTTTGAGCGAGACGATATACTTGTTCGTGAAATCAAGTTAGAAATTTATGTCAATGGCGAAAAAGTGGGTGCGGTTATGGCCACACCGGTTGATCAAGAAGCCCTTGCCATCGGTTATTTGATGAGTGAAAATATCATCGAAAAATTTAGTGATGTCACTTCACTCAAACTCCTCAATGATGGTATGCAGGTGCACATCGAAGCTAAAGTCAATGTAGCTAATATTAAAAAATTGAATGCCGAAGGTGTTGTTATCAGTGGATGTGGAAGAAGTATGACTGCCAACATTGATCCCGAAGCGATTGAAGCGAAAGTCATAAAAAGTGATTTTACACTCCGTGCGGATCTTCTTTGTAAAGAGATGGGACAGTTTTACACCGAGTGTCCTTTGTACGAACAAACAGGGTGCGTACATACTGCGAAGCTTTTTACTGATGCACATACATATTTCATTGGCGAAGATATCGCGCAGCACAATACGATTGATAAAGTGGTTGGAAAAGCGCAGATAGCAGGTGTTGATGTGCGTAATGCCTTTTTGATGGTGAGCGGTAGACTCTCTTCCGAGATGGTTGCCAAAGCCGTCATGCACCAAATTCCTATTTTGGCATCGCGTACGGCTTCAACGTGTTTAGGGCTTATGATCGCTGAGAAATTTGGATTAACGCTCATTGGATTTGTTAGGGGTGATACGATGAATGTTTACCGTAATCCACAGCGAATTATCGTTGAGGAGTAG